The region tttatttggagacctgaaattcaaacttgtgcggTTGTCTTCGTTTTATCATCGCCATTTTGGTGAAAAGCAGGTATTCCTTCCACatacattgtattattgttaaacttgtcaaatttcaattttaatcgCAACATTCTTCCGAGGCATCGGAGCCTTTGTCGGTACTATTTTGAGACCAAACGTACCGACGAAtaatttaagaatggtttcttttttcatcgcttttcatcagcaataaattTTTATACCatagcaattgcaacaaaatacattttcgcCTTGTTTTATCAGTGGTGCAATAGTCTACTTGAATTCCATGAATAGTTTTTAATTGCAGCATGTTGATTACGCATGGAAAACAATTTTAAGAATAGACTGTAGTTAGTGGAGAAAAGAAGTCTCTTACTTATCTGAACGCTCATCGTTTGCATACGAattttaacaaatgcaaaaccagcaagcgaaacaaactttAGAATGTTCGAACCATCTTTGCTCCAGTGCTCACGTTGTGCTTTCACGTGCAACTCTTTTCGCAGCGGGCGTCCACTCGTGATAAATTTGCATAACCACGCCGATATGCACCAATGATTACCCAGAGCACGAAAACAATCCTTTCAGTTtagatcaaataattttcaactATTTCAGGGGTTTGATATCCTGGGTTCTCTCCTtggagtgtttttcttttttgtgatttgttACACTAAACAACCTTAGAAAGTAATACTACAGTAGGAAACCACAAGAGGTCCTAACTTGGTCACGCAAGGTTTTCGAGCCGTTCACCCTGAACATGTAAGctttcagtttgtaaatatgtgaccttccacgggaaaacgtacactaacgctaAACCGTTAAATTGACCGAAGCGTTAGATATCCGTTAGCCGTCCGTTAgacgtttacatgaaaccgtcaGAGCGTCAACTTCATCCGTTAGAACGTTAGTCTTATCCGTCAGAGCGTTAGGTTCATCCGTCAGAGCGTTAGGTTCATCCGTCAGAGCGTCAGCCTCGTCCGTTAGGGGTTTAGCCTCGTCCGTTAGAGCGTTAGTCTCATACGTCAGATGTATAATAGTAACTGTTATTAATTAACCTTATCCGTTGGGCAAATCTTGGATTCTGTTGGCAATCAATTAATAATCATTCTGTCTTGATTGTTCCGGATCAGCGGATTCGTAGAGCGTCGTTTAAAAATGTGAATTCGGTCAAGCAATAACTTTAAACGTAACGTAATGTAAGTTACGTTTTTAAATCAGTTAAAGTagaataaaagaaacaaacgacaacaacaacctgTGGGCCATAATAGTACTTATGCTGAGAAACAACTGACAAGCGCTTTACCATTggtaataaaaagaaataatataaGTCTCCTTTCACACTCGGGCTATTGTCACGAAATCTGAATGTGCATAATTATTTCTATGACAACACGTGACTCAGTTGGCATGCTTTTCAATTACAAGCTTCAAGCATGGCGGATGTcgaatttgagaaagaagaaaGTGAAAACCAATTAATTGAAAAAGCGCTGAAATTCTTACACAATGGCTGCGGATGTTCTCGAGGGGCTAAAGGAGGTCCCTGTTCCAaacaatttgaagaagaaacGGTTTTGCATAATTTGCACAACTGCATCGAGTTAACGAACGCCGAGCTTGACTTAGTGGTACTAGCAAGTATCCAAGCATTCACCCGCAAAGAGGACATTGGAAGCAAGAGAAGTAGAAGTCCCCGATGCAATTTTCAGTTTCAGTCCGTCCTCATTTGCAGAGAAATGTTTCTTCACCTTTATGGGATCAGCTATTCTAGATTTCGTCGTCTCAAGGAACATTATGAAAACCATGGCATCGTCCTGCGAACGCATGGCAACACCAGAAAACTACCGAGCAACACCCATCCCCACTTAGTCACCCAAAACGTTCACAGTTTTCTCACTAATTACATTGAAGAAAATGCAATAGTCCTTCCTGGAAGGATACCTGGTTTCAAACGAGATGATGTTAAGGTGCTGTCTTCGAGCGACACAAAGGCTAGTGTTTGGCGAGTGTACTCTGCAGCTTGCGAAGCGTCCGGAGAACAAGCCGTATGTTACAGCAAATTCGTTGACTTGTGGCTGCAGTTCCACCCAGATGTTGTTGTGGCAAAGCCCATGACTGACTTATGCTTAACTTGCCAGCAGAACACCACTAAGCTTTTGCGGGCCGCAAATCTCCCAGAGACAGAAAAGTCGGATTGCATCAAAGCCCAACAAGATCACTTAAACTGCGCACAAGGTGAGAGAGAATTCTACCGGGAAACTTGCAGTTGTGCAGCCACGATGTTCAATCGCTTAGAAGTGGAGATTAATTTGAACGAAATACGTGAGCCGTGTTCATTCAATGGCATGATGCATTACTCCTTTGACTATGCGCAACAAGTGCACTTTCCAAGTAATCCAATGCAGCCGGGCccaatttattttaagactCCGAGAAAGTGTGGGATTTTTGGCGTCATGTGCGAAGCTGTGCCTCGTCAAGTAAACTACTTAATCGACGAAGCTGCGACAGTCGGGAAAGGGGCAAACGCAACTATAAGTTATGTTCACCACTTCTTTGCACAGCATGGTCTTGGGGAAACAGAAGTTCACCTACACGCTGATAATTGTGCCGggcaaaacaagaacaatttttttctgtGGTATTTTGCGTGGAGGATTGCCTGTAAACTTCACCACTCCATCAAGTACTCCTTCTTAATTGCCGGCCATACAAAGTTTGGCCCTGATCGTTGCTTTGGGCTCCTCAAGAAAGCCTACAAAGTCAAATTTATATCCTCAATTTATGAGCTAGCTCGGATGGTGGACGCTTCAAGCAATGCAGGAGTGAACAAAGCGCAACTGGTAGCGACTCACGATGATCGCATTTTAGTACCCGTTTATGACTGGTCCTCATTTCTTGGacaatactttaaaaaaatcccTCACATTAAAAAGTTTCATCACTTTCGTTTCTCCAAGAATGAGCCTGGCATTGTTTACTGTAAAGAACTGTTATCATCCCCAGAACAGGCATTTCAGTTACTTAAAGACCATGCTGTAATTCCGCCAGCTTCAGTTCTTCCCCAGACAATCAATCCAGAAGGTTTGAGCGAGGAACGTCGAAACTACTTGTTCCGTGAAATAAGACAGTTTTGCAGGAGTGGAACTGAAGATTTAGTTGCACCAGCGCTTTAAGTCAAACAGGATCAAAACACTCGGTTGCTTACGAACGCGTGCCTTAAAGGACTTGAACATTATTAGAACTCGATCAGCCGTTTGCTATCTTCTCAAAGATTgtataataaatataaatattgctagtgctaatcacccttattGATAAAGATAAATCTGATTATTACTATAGGGCTTAGCTTAAGTGTTCTTCAGTAGATTCGATCGTACATTGTAAGTGCTCTTGTCTAGCAGTTTAGTATTACtcataaatataattatattttattttgtaaaGCATCGCCTAGGCGCCTTTTTGagtttaacaaaataatttatagGGGAATAAATTTCATTCCTGTTTGCAATTTCCATGTGATTATTCCCACAGTTTAAACACGTTCATCATTGCAGTTCACTCACTTGCCATTTGAACGAAAATGAGGAGGCAGTCGAACTTAAAACTTCGGTGCTAccaaccaaaaccaaagtttgaTTTTATAACATAAAATCGATCCGAGAATAGGCTCTTACCGACAGTGCTCgtaaaaaaagcattaaatgcTGAAAGCAGTGCTTGTTTTTTGCCAAGAAAGTGCTAAAATaatgctaatttttttaaaaagtgcttgTCGGTTACAAAAAAATGCTCACTTTTTCCGACTTTTTTAATCATAGAACAttacatttttcagattttcacttgcatttttcaTCAACAAAATGTAACGATCAATGTTTTTTTCCAATCCGATTGTGTATGCTTATGTTCTTTGCATCACAGTGCCccctagttttattttttcctctgaTTGATGGCAGAGTACGCTCTCGAGCTATCTCTGCCTTGCTTGGCTGACTTCCATAGTTGCTCGTggatgacgccatcttggaacagAAGAAGGCAACCGCTGACCTATCAAACCTATTCGCCAGCTTCCTCGGCTCCTTTGACTAAAATGAGTGTAAAATGCGGCTTTGGGCGACATATATGAAGTCAGATTGTGCTGTTTAACgcaaaattatacaaataatcagtcgaaaataagaaaaaatgctAGCAGTGCTTTTTgggataaaatgtaaaaaaaagtgctcgcgaagcaaaataatgccaaaaaaaGTGCTAGCACTATCATTAAGAGACTATCCGAGAACGATCCCAGTGGTTTTTACCCATGCATGTTATTTCAGGTTGTTTCCTCAGGGGTCCACTTACCAACGCGACTTTGAAttacaaatattattgttatGCCGCCTACCAATCCTGTCCGCAAATCCGTTAATGTATTCATTTTTCGATCTGAGCGAGGGTATAAAAGGTTGTGTTAGCTCTCAAGCACTTTATCTTCAGATATCGTTCTGTCAACCACAATTCAAATTCTCACGAGTATTAATACGCAATTATGTCTCTAAGACGTATTCTGAAAGTACCAAAGTATgccttgttttactttgattcGGATAAAACAACAAGTATAGTTCCAACGAAGAACATAAAGAAAGTGATAAGTGGGGACAACACAAGCAAAGGAAGTAAGGTGTTGGTTCTATATGGGAAGGAACAACTCGAAGCAACTATACTGGGAGTTGCAGGTAAGAAAACATTTACAATGTATGGACTCTTCTTAGGATTACTATGGTTATAATATAAGCTGAGAAATTTcggagatttgattggtttatagTATCACTATTTCCGCGTAATAGTTGTATAACAGCAAAAATAGATGGTATAACAAGGTTGCCTTGTTATACAATCTTAATTTGTGGTTTCGCTTCACCGCTGCAGTGACTGCAAAGGCCGTGATTTATAAATTACTTTCATCGAactgtttcatgttttttgccTTGAATGGTTTGAACTGGAAAAACTGAATACCACTCACCGATTCGCGGCTCGTGGCATTTTGGacaattttgaaatatcacTCGCGGTATTATTGCCAAATACCACTACAAGTCAATTCGAATCAAAGCCTTTGAAATTCGaagggagtaaaaaaaaaatcattggcaATTTGCGAAATCACTCGTTGGCTTTAAGTGTCTTCATAGTAGTAGTTATGATTTAACGTTCTTTAAAAGAGTCATGATAGTTGGCATACTGACATAATcagagataaactaagaataaagccaggattcgagccaggatcccaGCTAGGATcctccctttgtgctacaaacactGCCGAGGGTACTACATAAAgggtatttatttcatttattttattttactacgAGTCAAGCATATGGCAATCTTTATTACATGGTCCAACACGTAACAACTGAGTGAGCAGGAAGCAAtttcttagtattttcaaaGGGGCCACTTGCCTCACCTACCCTGCAAGGGAGTTCATATACGCCCCCATGCAGCTACAGGAAATTAACGAAAATATTGACATTTGAGGGCCACATTTTCGATCAGGAACGAGCATTTTACTTACTCAAAGTATCTTGCCCAATATTCTACTTCGTACTATAAACAtaaagtttaggtatcctcacATAATCATCCTCCTTTCTTAACAATTTAAGTAAGCGTTCCCTTAACTTAAGATTATGGATTGGGGATTTATTACTTTTACACGACCAACATCGGATACCATTCCAAAAAGCGTAAAACAATAACCGCGAGTAAAAGTAGACCCGCGTCTTAGAAAAGCCGCCTTTCAAAACCGACAAATGAATGCTTGTTATGCTAATATTTGGTATTTGGCAGATCAAGAGGCGTGTGCTGCTCGATTATCAGTCAGTTCTTCgtgaaaagtttcttcaaaatgttttcaagtttaaaatagaaaaatcaCCCAACGTCCTTT is a window of Montipora foliosa isolate CH-2021 chromosome 5, ASM3666993v2, whole genome shotgun sequence DNA encoding:
- the LOC138004307 gene encoding uncharacterized protein, which gives rise to MADVEFEKEESENQLIEKALKFLHNGCGCSRGAKGGPCSKQFEEETVLHNLHNCIELTNAELDLVVLASIQAFTRKEDIGSKRSRSPRCNFQFQSVLICREMFLHLYGISYSRFRRLKEHYENHGIVLRTHGNTRKLPSNTHPHLVTQNVHSFLTNYIEENAIVLPGRIPGFKRDDVKVLSSSDTKASVWRVYSAACEASGEQAVCYSKFVDLWLQFHPDVVVAKPMTDLCLTCQQNTTKLLRAANLPETEKSDCIKAQQDHLNCAQGEREFYRETCSCAATMFNRLEVEINLNEIREPCSFNGMMHYSFDYAQQVHFPSNPMQPGPIYFKTPRKCGIFGVMCEAVPRQVNYLIDEAATVGKGANATISYVHHFFAQHGLGETEVHLHADNCAGQNKNNFFLWYFAWRIACKLHHSIKYSFLIAGHTKFGPDRCFGLLKKAYKVKFISSIYELARMVDASSNAGVNKAQLVATHDDRILVPVYDWSSFLGQYFKKIPHIKKFHHFRFSKNEPGIVYCKELLSSPEQAFQLLKDHAVIPPASVLPQTINPEGLSEERRNYLFREIRQFCRSGTEDLVAPAL